The region GCTTAAGTAGCCACATCAATTGCACTCTGCTTATTAGATGTTCCTACCTCCACGCTGGTTCGACTTAATGGTGGCCAAGGAATATCAGTGTGTGGtctaaaacattgttttcatacataggtttcttatgaAGTCCTATATCCAGAAAAACACGATATGTCCTGTAGTGTATCACGATTGAGCAGCAATGTTATATTTAAAAACACCAACTGCAAAACTTACAGCAATTAAAGATGTAGGGCTTGGATTTCTATGACATAAAAGCTATGGAAATACGAGACAAAGCAAACTAAATTTTGTCCAAAAGTTActtacaaaactttttttttattcaccatTTTACAAAATTGTTTTTGTGAACATTAACTCCCTTGTATAGTCAACATCTCCTCTGCgtgactatagtcgcgacgctgttactcCCTTACTCccagcgtgactcctctttgcttacgtctgaggaagtcaaggctctataaagtctaggtaggtagtatcgttcgccatttttgttctttcgttgccaagctaccagacgaggaatctatttgccacaccgttaaatattatcatgtcgtagctcctatgataataaatcaaacgcactgtaattcagcaaataattgagcggcaaataacgtcctcgtgtcctttctgcgaacgcaaacgaaagagccaaaatggcgggcgattatattaagtatttatccagccttaggaaatgcttaacatcttcatcagcgaatcacaagacgcacacgtttaaatgtagctgacctgcaatgtgattggctgccggaaattagagcaacaGGACTATAACTACAAAATACTTATAAGGAaaggaaattcaaaataaataaccaaacacAAACATAATCTCTTGCTATTACTGACACAAAACATGTGAATAATAATTCCAGAATTgttaacattattgtaatatgacCAAAAATATGCTTTCTACCATTTATTTGATCAAATATGACTTgataaatatgcatttatatgaccACTAAAAACCGTATCATTTCTGTTCAGTGAAGGTAGGAAtgcgtttaatttaattttaatttgtaaaaagaaACCAGGATAAAAATATGCCATGTTATAGAAATCCGAGCTCTAGTCATGAGATTTCTGTTACTTGCACACGCTGTAAATCTTGTCTTCCCCGGATTTACTTCCCTTCCAAAGCAAGCAAGATAGCCACCTGTAACTGTTCAGCACTGTGGAGCCCTCTCGTGTTGTGTCGCACTGCTAACCGATGTTCGTTTGTTCATGTAGTTTCCCAGACAACTAACACTAGCCATACTGGTGCAGAGGTTTATCATGTGTTGCATTGTCATGTCAATTCATGTGAAGTGTTCTTCCTTGCATAGGCGTCAATGGAAGGTGCTTTTGGAAGTCGAGCTTCTCTCTACAGTAATGCTTCAAACTCATCACTCAGAGGAAGAAACAAATTAGAGGTTAGTTTCTATGGTCTTGAGCTACCTATCTACCATGTACAGCTTTAAAGCTTCCATGTGTGTTTTTGACCAGTTGTTGCAatgtctgattattattattatttgttgcaggCCCTGGATAGTCTAGTGATGGCAGCCATGTGTGGTTTGTCAAATAAATTACGCGGGAGTTCGTGCAATTTATTAAAGAAACTCAGGTGAAGACACTTAACTGTATAACAATATTCATCACTTTCCATCTTTTCCTTAAGATGCCGTCAGTGGGACAATGTATCTCTTATTGAGACAAGTGAACCACGGGCTTGGAGTCCACATAGCTGTTCAGTCAGCACCCATACCCTTTGCGTGGATGCATACTTTTTGCTCATCACCTTTTTCTTTGttaccattttcattttattattgtgatACACGACGCTGGTATCAAAGGTTCAACTAATAATTCAGACCTCATCTTAATCTCCTATGTTAGAACTTCAGGGTTGTTCAGCCATGGGAATTATAACCTATTTTTAGTCTTCAAATATGTACTAGAAGTTCTAATTCATTGCTTTacttcttgaaaaaaaaagtaataacttaagttttcattaataattacaatacatgcACATCAATAGCTACAATTTTCTCTTTTactacatttcatattttaaagaaattttaaccaTATACATCTAGACGTAATAGAAGGCACTGATGGCAGAAATAATAAGTATCCTTTAAATATTATGGTCTGgggcatatttgaatttttaataattaaaaaatatatttttctctcaCATAATGAAATGTAGGTCAGAATAATAGTaatgtatttcaataaatctgGCAGGGTAGCATTACTATACATCTGGTATGATTGCCTGAAAATTTCGTAAGACTAGCTCAAATGGTTTTCCTATGAAGTGCACTAATAACTTGGAAAATGTAGGTTTCGGAAAACAGCATTTAAAATTATGCGTACATTACTGATAATTAAGGCGCCATGATTCAGATAAATGCATTTATTGAATACAAAAGTTCTCGGAATATGTatgtaaattatagaaaattgttCAGAAGAGAATAATGCTCTttaatacgaggcgtgttcttaaagtaagttccattttcaattatagctgtctcATCGCTGCagtcgttattttgcgcatgcgtgttttcttcttcagtcctcaggcaagctatgcatgcagtttcagagcttcagtccatgtgtggttagttgtgatcagttgaaatgttgaaCATGATCGAGCACcctgccgactgtgagatgcggtctgttatccgtttcttgaatgcgaggaacatcaaaccagctgacattcatcgtcaactttgtgaggtgtatggtgatgatgccattagtgatggaatggtcaggagatgggttaggaagttcaacgagggctgcgtctctgtgcatgacgagcagcgtaccggtcggccatctttgatcagtgatgatttggtgcgtgctgtcgatgaaaaaattcatgaggacaggaggttcacaatttcttcgctttccttgaattttccacaaatgttgcggactgttctctacaaaattatgacagatcgattacgatatcgaaaattgtgctcatgatgggtacccaagatgctcaccaaggaacacaaaaccaaacgatcttccagtgcattgagctttctcacacgttacagtgagcaaaGATGacgagtttcttgaccatatcgtgacaggtgacgagacttgggtgtctcacatgacacctgagtcgaagcagcagtccatggaatggaggcacactgcatcgccaaggaaaaaaaatttcaaacaaaccatgtcaacatgcaagatcatgtgcactgttttttgggacataaaaggagtcctactcatcgaattcttacctcggggtgaaaccattaatagagaaacctattgtcagaccttgaagaagctccgttgagcaattcagaacaagagacatgggatgctgaccgacggagttgtgttgcttcatgacaacgctcagccacacagctcgtgacacccaaaatctcatctcgaaatttggctgggaacaaattgaccatccccccctacagcccgtagtttgctccgagtgactttcatctcttcctgcacctcaagaagttcctcgttggtcaacgttttgatggcgacgatgaagtgaaaacagtgcaggagtggttcgcatcgcgaattctacaatgaggagatagaaagacttgtgccatgactcgataaatgcctcaataatggtggagattatgttgagaagtaattgaagtgtggggaatacaatgcaacaaaaatggtttgtaaatatcttcccgtttacttactacacccttttggaacttactttaagaacacgcatcgtagagagtcacaataaatttttaagtgaattttcttaatttttcaccattatttccctTTAAGTGAAGCATTGTCAAATGATGCACAATCACATTGTGACAGATTTCTTTCTTTACCAAAGTCACGAAGCCCCCACTGCTATGAGATTTCTGCCTGCTATTCCTCCTCCTCCAAGGATATAGATCAGTGAAGAGTGCTGTCAAGTTCTGTGAGCATGTACAATTCTCAACATGTTCCTCTTACATTTCCATGAGACAGAAAATTCTGTAGATGATAATTTCACTCACACGAACAATTTTGGACACACACATTCACTCTCTCTCTCGTATAGGAAATTGAGGAGAAAATTGTTACATTTACACTATGTGTAAACAAGGTAAATCCTGTGGTTTGCCAAAGATTACGTTCAGTTTGTGCATTGTGACACTGCAGATACCTGTACGAGGAGGACAGTGAGCGGGCGGACAAGCTGACTGCTGTGATCGAGGTGCTGGAGAGCTCGTCCGCCACACCCAGCTCACCACAAACCAAAAGTCCATCCAAAGAGCTGTCGGGAACCCTGAAGAACTTGAAGCGAATGGAGAACGTGTTTAAAGGTAACCAAGGCATCAGATTATAACCTGACCTAGGTTGGCTTTGCAACGATGTGTCAAATAACATTTTGCGAATGCTTTGAAAGCAAATACTGCTCTCACGTgagatacagagtgatttatatagaactgacacatttctttcattaattgtttcaaaacgaattgtgctaacgacaacttattatacctaaaatgtagaggaattttgggagattatttacctctatagcaaatgttgtccggcgttgtcaaatccggagatctcggtggccacaggttcctggaaattattcggtcgtcacataaccggataaatggaaccatgcttcatctgtgaaccatgtgatggacaatacggcaggattttgcacagtgaacgtctgaaaccaacgacaataattcagtCTTTTacccttatctggttcctgtagctgatgaacaaccgtaaccctatatggctttaggctctctgacacattgagtaggtgtaccctgtctcctgcgacaaacgtctgaatgattttttgggtgactgctccgtcaattacagctactcaaagggcataccagagagaatttggtg is a window of Periplaneta americana isolate PAMFEO1 chromosome 12, P.americana_PAMFEO1_priV1, whole genome shotgun sequence DNA encoding:
- the LOC138711038 gene encoding uncharacterized protein isoform X1, encoding MASMEGAFGSRASLYSNASNSSLRGRNKLEALDSLVMAAMCGLSNKLRGSSCNLLKKLRYLYEEDSERADKLTAVIEVLESSSATPSSPQTKSPSKELSGTLKNLKRMENVFKVLDEVLFDEEDFDLELEDCH
- the LOC138711038 gene encoding uncharacterized protein isoform X2 gives rise to the protein MEGAFGSRASLYSNASNSSLRGRNKLEALDSLVMAAMCGLSNKLRGSSCNLLKKLRYLYEEDSERADKLTAVIEVLESSSATPSSPQTKSPSKELSGTLKNLKRMENVFKVLDEVLFDEEDFDLELEDCH